A portion of the Tiliqua scincoides isolate rTilSci1 chromosome 3, rTilSci1.hap2, whole genome shotgun sequence genome contains these proteins:
- the LOC136645913 gene encoding G-protein coupled receptor 35-like, protein MSDDDNQTIQHFYSTGVNCSQKIKIDANTNIFEIIVTFPVTLFGGLFNVIALWVFCCRMRKWTETRIYMVNLAMADFTIVFTLPFITYFHYSAWPKDYFCKVVSAIYCINMPMSNSLVTLIALDRYIAIKHPLKAKALRSPQKAIIISLFLWLLYVLFPLMAQVIRSNNDQEYCFYPTTEYSLSFLFYILVFFISLLILIFCSTQIIRCLKEKQNTSLREEKLTRKALCIISVNMGAFIVCFLPFNLSLLVRYGADAAGVDCFVRNAVNKAVFIALCISHLNCCLDAICYYLVAKEFQEAASFLPRFQLKQSRSNFTQDSQLQS, encoded by the coding sequence AAACACAAACATTTTTGAAATAATAGTTACTTTTCCTGTAACCTTATTTGGAGGCCTGTTTAATGTGATTGCTTTGTGGGTCTTCTGCTGTAGGATGCGCAAATGGACGGAGACCAGAATTTACATGGTCAACTTAGCCATGGCAGACTTCACTATCGTTTTCACCTTACCATTTATCACGTATTTCCATTACAGTGCATGGCCTAAGGATTACTTTTGCAAAGTCGTATCCGCAATCTATTGCATCAACATGCCAATGAGCAACTCTCTTGTCACCCTCATAGCCCTAGACCGGTATATTGCAATCAAGCATCCACTGAAAGCCAAAGCTCTCAGGTCTCCGCAGAAGGCAATCATTATCTCTTTGTTTCTTTGGCTCCTTTATGTACTTTTTCCACTCATGGCTCAGGTCATACGTTCAAATAACGACCAAGAGTATTGCTTTTATCCAACCACAGAATACTCATTATCTTTCCTGTTTTATATTCTTGTGTTTTTCATATCACTGCTGATCTTGATATTTTGTTCCACACAAAtcatcagatgcctcaaggaaaAACAGAATACTAGCCTACGGGAGGAGAAATTAACCCGGAAAGCTCTCTGTATCATCTCGGTGAACATGGGAGCATTCATTGTATGCTTTCTACCTTTCAACCTCAGTTTGCTGGTTAGATATGGAGCAGATGCAGCTGGTGTTGACTGTTTTGTGCGTAATGCTGTCAACAAAGCTGTATTTATAGCTTTATGCATATCACATCTCAACTGCTGCTTGGATGCCATTTGTTATTACCTGGTTGCCAAGGAATTCCAGGAAGCAGCATCTTTCCTACCTCGTTTTCAGTTGAAGCAATCTAGATCCAACTTCACTCAAGACTCACAGCTTCAAAGTTAA